The following are encoded in a window of Manihot esculenta cultivar AM560-2 chromosome 8, M.esculenta_v8, whole genome shotgun sequence genomic DNA:
- the LOC110620395 gene encoding probable LRR receptor-like serine/threonine-protein kinase At3g47570, translating to MYMLMKILHLKKQNMEDSRLNSIWVFINLLHGILVLCMNSGLESATAAATRGNETDRLALLDFKNLITQDPLQVMSSWNDSVHYCNWIGVSCSSSNDRVVTLNLNSQKLAGSIPPSIGNLTHLTGINLFKNSFFGELPQEMGRLWRLQHLNLTYNSFVAKIPSNLTHCKELTVIEASGNNLVGEIPEQLSSLSKLVVFAFGGNNLTGKIPTWIGNFSSLFALSLALNNFVGNIPNELGRLSSLGFFQLYGNYLSGTVPSSIYNLSSIYYFSVTQNQLHGQLPQDVGLTLPSLRIFAGGVNNFTGVIPVSLSNASGLQVLDFAQNSLTGNIPRNLKNLQSLYRLNFDENNLGNGEIDDLNFLSSLANCTSLEVLGLAQNHYAGELPSSIANLSTNLQIFTIGSNLIHGSIPVEIENLVNLATLGLEGNYLSGNVPSAIGKLQNLGALHLNRNRFSGSIPPFIGNLTRLNRLFMEENRFEGSIPDSLGNCKNLRNLNLSSNNLNGSIPKQVIGLSSLSISVVMSNNSLTGSIPSEVGNLRNLVELDLSHNKLFGEIPSSLGSCASLERLHLEGNKLGGTIPESLKDLRGIEELDLSSNNMSGEIPEFLSKLLALKHLNISFNDFEGEVSGEGIFANASAVSIIGNDKLCGGIPDLDLPSCSKKKKEKPLNLKVIISVTIAVVFSIAILCSVVILRMAHSKAPPSEDRHVGMSYSEIVKSTNGFSAENSIGSGSFGSVYKGTLPGDGKMVAIKVMNLQQRGASKSFIDECDALRSIRHRNLLRIINACSTTDHQGNDFKCLVFEFMANGSLDKWLHPKADEQDQTKRLSFIQRLNIAIDIASALDYLHHHCETPIVHCDLKPSNVLLDEDMTAHVGDFGLATFLLESSNNPSKSEAISVVLNGSIGYIPPEYGFNDQVSALGDVYSFGILLLEMFTGRTPTDDMFKDDLSIHKFVAMALPEHAMDVIDITMLDEEKTADDETNEEKAIIRNSNAQSNASRIQECVVSAMSIGISCSSSSPRDRMAMSSVVNKLHDIRDSFLRSNSSKWKKYEEIFTQQVS from the exons ATGTACATGTTGATGAAAATTCTGCACTTGAAGAAACAAAATATGGAGGATTCTCGGTTGAATTCTATTTGGGTTTTCATAAATCTTCTCCATGGTATTCTTGTTTTATGCATGAACTCCGGCTTGGAATCTGCAACAGCAGCTGCTACTCGTGGGAATGAGACTGACAGACTCGCTTTACTCGACTTCAAGAATCTGATAACTCAAGATCCTCTTCAAGTCATGAGTTCCTGGAATGATTCTGTCCATTACTGCAATTGGATTGGTGTTTCATGCAGCTCGTCTAATGATAGAGTAGTAACTTTGAACTTGAATTCTCAAAAATTGGCTGGTTCTATACCACCTTCTATAGGAAACCTCACCCATCTGActggaatcaacttgttcaagAACAGCTTTTTTGGTGAGCTTCCCCAAGAAATGGGTCGTCTATGGCGCTTGCAGCATTTAAATTTGACCTACAATTCCTTTGTCGCGAAAATTCCATCTAATCTCACTCACTGTAAGGAACTTACAGTAATTGAAGCATCTGGCAACAACTTGGTAGGAGAGATTCCAGAGCAGCTTAGCTCATTGTCGAAGTTGGTTGTCTTTGCTTTTGGGGGAAATAACCTTACAGGCAAGATTCCAACCTGGATAGGGAACTTCTCTTCTCTGTTTGCTCTTTCACTTGCCCTGAATAATTTTGTAGGAAACATACCAAATGAGCTCGGACGGCTTTCAAGCTTGGGCTTTTTTCAGCTTTATGGCAATTATCTCTCGGGTACTGTCCCTTCTTCAATTTACAATCTCTCTTCCATATACTACTTCTCTGTTACTCAAAACCAGCTTCATGGGCAATTACCACAAGATGTTGGCCTGACTCTTCCTAGCCTCAGAATATTTGCCGGTGGTGTCAACAATTTTACAGGGGTGATTCCTGTATCTTTGTCAAATGCTTCTGGACTTCAGGTGCTTGATTTTGCTCAAAACAGTCTCACTGGAAATATTCCCAGAAATCTAAAGAACTTGCAAAGCTTATATAGACTTAATTTTGATGAAAATAACTTGGGAAATGGGGAAATAGATGACTTGAATTTTCTTAGTTCTTTGGCTAACTGCACCAGTTTAGAGGTTTTGGGTCTGGCACAAAATCATTATGCAGGCGAATTGCCCAGCTCCATAGCCAACCTTTCAACCAATTTACAAATATTTACTATAGGAAGCAATCTGATTCACGGAAGCATTCCGGTTGAGATTGAGAACCTAGTTAACTTGGCCACTCTGGGATTGGAAGGTAACTATCTCAGTGGAAATGTTCCATCTGCTATTGGGAAACTGCAAAATTTAGGAGCCCTGCATTTGAATCGTAACAGATTCTCTGGATCAATCCCACCCTTCATAGGGAACTTGACTAGATTGAATAGGCTTTTCATGGAGGAAAACAGATTTGAAGGTAGCATACCTGATAGTCTAGGGAACTGCAAAAATCTTCGAAACTTAAACCTCTCGAGTAATAATCTTAATGGAAGCATACCCAAACAGGTCATTGGTCTTTCTTCCCTCTCAATTTCTGTGGTCATGTCTAATAATTCCTTGACTGGTTCCATACCATCAGAAGTAGGTAACTTGCGCAATCTCGTGGAGTTGGATTTGTCACACAACAAACTGTTTGGTGAAATTCCTAGCTCACTTGGCAGCTGTGCTAGTTTGGAACGCCTGCATTTGGAGGGTAATAAACTTGGAGGAACAATTCCCGAGTCATTGAAAGATTTAAGAGGTATAGAAGAACTTGATCTTTCAAGCAATAACATGTCCGGCGAAATTCCTGAATTTCTCAGCAAGTTACTGGCTCTCAAGCATCTCAATATTTCCTTCAATGATTTTGAGGGAGAGGTGTCAGGAGAAGGAATATTTGCAAATGCCAGTGCCGTTTCAATCATTGGAAACGATAAGCTCTGCGGTGGTATCCCAGATTTAGATTTGCCTTCATGCtccaagaaaaagaaagaaaagcctCTCAACCTCAAGGTGATAATCTCTGTAACAATTGCAGTTGTATTTTCAATTGCAATATTATGTTCTGTTGTCATTTTGCGTATGGCCCATTCCAAAGCACCTCCTTCTGAGGATAGGCATGTGGGTATGTCTTACTCAGAAATTGTGAAATCAACTAATGGCTTCTCTGCTGAAAATTCGATTGGCTCGGGTAGTTTTGGCTCTGTATACAAAGGAACTCTCCCTGGTGATGGAAAAATGGTCGCCATTAAGGTCATGAACCTCCAACAACGAGGTGCTTCAAAGAGTTTCATTGATGAATGTGATGCATTAAGAAGCATACGACATCGTAATCTCCTAAGAATTATCAATGCCTGCTCAACCACTGATCATCAAGGCAATGACTTTAAATGTCTGGTTTTTGAGTTCATGGCAAATGGAAGTCTGGACAAATGGTTGCATCCTAAAGCAGATGAGCAAGATCAAACTAAGAGATTGAGCTTTATCCAGAGATTGAATATAGCCATTGATATTGCTTCTGCGTTGGATTATTTACATCACCACTGTGAAACTCCAATTGTTCATTGCGATCTAAAGCCGAGCAATGTACTCCTCGACGAAGACATGACAGCCCATGTTGGCGATTTTGGATTGGCAACATTCCTTCTTGAATCATCAAACAATCCCTCCAAAAGTGAAGCAATTTCAGTTGTATTAAACGGCTCAATTGGCTACATCCCTCCAg AGTATGGATTCAATGACCAAGTTTCTGCACTTGGAGATGTTTACAGTTTCGGGATACTGTTGCTGGAGATGTTTACAGGGAGAACGCCTACTGATGACATGTTCAAAGATGATCTAAGCATTCACAAATTTGTTGCCATGGCTTTGCCTGAACATGCCATGGATGTTATTGACATAACAATGCTTGATGAAGAAAAAACTGCTGATGATGAGACAAATGAAGAAAAGGCAATAATCAGAAACAGTAATGCACAGAGCAATGCAAGTAGAATACAAGAGTGCGTAGTCTCTGCAATGAGTATTGGAATCTCCTGTTCTTCAAGCTCACCTCGAGACCGAATGGCTATGAGCTCTGTTGTCAACAAATTGCATGACATTAGAGATTCATTTCTCAGATCAAACAGCAGTAAGTGGAAGAAGTATGAAGAAATTTTCACTCAACAAGTAAGTTGA